A window of Kocuria sp. TGY1127_2 genomic DNA:
CGGGCTGAGGTTAACCGCGACGATGTCGTGCTCTTCCACGCATCGATCGATTTCCTCCACACATGTTGTGGGGTCGACTCCGGGCGATTGGGGCAGCATCGTAGCAGGAGCGAAACGCTCGGGGTAGAGTCTTGCGACTCGCGCGCAGAGGTCGTTGCAGATGCGCGCCCAGACGGAGGAGGTCTCGAAGTCTCCGATGTGATGCGCCATGAAGGAGGCCCTGGGCGAGAAGACCGTCAGATCGATTCCCCGCTCGTTCATGAGGCGAAGTTGGTTGCCCTCGATGCTTTCGCGGATCTCTTCGTCAGAGATCGAAGGGCCACCCGGATCGGGCTCCGGACCGCCGTCGAGCGCGGCGATCTGTTGTTCTCTCCACTGCCCCAGAGCCGCGGGGGCTGTCGTGTAGTGGCCGTGGCAATCGATGATCATGATGTTCTCTCTTCCGTTTGCGATTGTCCGTCTGCGGGATTCCACACAGCCTGGGGTACGTATACGTGCCCGGACATCAGCAGGCGAGCTGTCCGGGTAATGCCTGCACGCTGCACATGGCCGTTTTCGGAAAGCTCCAAGTCAACGAGGAATTCGCCGCTGGGATGCTCGATCGATAAAACGCGTTCAAGCCCATCACCGGGTGTCGCCAGTCCGCTGACCACACTTCCGTCCATGCATGCGGCCGTCGCAACGGTCACCGCTGCCAGAACGCCTATGGACTCATGAGCCACGTGAGGTATGAAGCACCTCGTGGACAACGCACCTCCATTGCGGGGTTCCGCGATGAGTGTCATCTTGGGGTAGCTCTTGTCCCGCACGTCTCCCAAGCCCATGCGCTCTGCGCTCTTCAATCGCAGCTCTTCAAGGAGGGCTTTCAAGGCGGCGTCCTCATTGAGCTCAGTCGGGTCCTCGTAACCTGACCGCGCCACGTCGCCTGCACGGATGAGGACCATGGGTTGGCCGTTGTCGATCATGGTCGTCTCGAGTTCCTGTCCGGAGTCCAAAACGACGGTGTCGCGCTCGTTCCCCGTGGGCAGGAGCGCCGATGCCACCGAACCTTCGGTGTCGCGGAACATGATCTCGATCGGGGAGGCAGTTCCACCGACTCCGTCGATCGCGGTATCGCCTTCGTACGCGACCTCGAAGTTCTGACGGTTTTCGTCCTCGGTCCGTGGGGTATGGACGGTGATCTCGGCGACCAATCCGGTATTGAGGGTTCGAACTACCGCGGTCGTCGTCTCGTCCGCGGGTGTGATGAGGCCAGTTTCCAGCGCATAGGGAACCACAGCCGAGAGCATATTTCCGCAGTTCGCGGTGGTCTGAACCCCCGTATTGCCTGGTTGGAGCTGCGCGAAGGTGAAGTCGAGGTCCACCCCATCCTCGTGAGAGGCGCTCACGATCCCGACCTTGCTCGTCAGGGGGTGTCCCCCGCCGATACCGTCCACTTGAAGGGGATGGGGGCTGCCCATCACGGCTGCGAGTACCCGGTCCCTAAGTTCTCGCTCGGTAGGGAGATCGGGTGCATAGAAGAACGGTCCGCGTGACGTGCCACCACGCATGAACAGTGTGGGGATGACCGTCTGGGAACCGGAGACCGGCTTGGACACGTTGGCAATGGTCACAGTGATAACTCCTCACTAGTCGTTTCCGG
This region includes:
- a CDS encoding 4-oxalomesaconate tautomerase, with amino-acid sequence MTIANVSKPVSGSQTVIPTLFMRGGTSRGPFFYAPDLPTERELRDRVLAAVMGSPHPLQVDGIGGGHPLTSKVGIVSASHEDGVDLDFTFAQLQPGNTGVQTTANCGNMLSAVVPYALETGLITPADETTTAVVRTLNTGLVAEITVHTPRTEDENRQNFEVAYEGDTAIDGVGGTASPIEIMFRDTEGSVASALLPTGNERDTVVLDSGQELETTMIDNGQPMVLIRAGDVARSGYEDPTELNEDAALKALLEELRLKSAERMGLGDVRDKSYPKMTLIAEPRNGGALSTRCFIPHVAHESIGVLAAVTVATAACMDGSVVSGLATPGDGLERVLSIEHPSGEFLVDLELSENGHVQRAGITRTARLLMSGHVYVPQAVWNPADGQSQTEERTS